The following are encoded in a window of Manihot esculenta cultivar AM560-2 chromosome 8, M.esculenta_v8, whole genome shotgun sequence genomic DNA:
- the LOC110621100 gene encoding glycerol-3-phosphate dehydrogenase [NAD(+)] GPDHC1, cytosolic isoform X2, with the protein MVGSIETMNVHQNGWSIHNGNGLEEKLDELRSLLGKADGDPLRIVGVGAGAWGSVFAALLQDSYGQFRDKVQIRIWRRPGRAVDRATAEHLFEVINSREDVLRRLIRRCAYLKYVEARLGDRTLFADEILKDGFCLNMIDTPLCPLKVVTNLQEAVWDADIVVNGVPSTETSEVFEEISHYWMERITMPIIISLAKGIEAALQPVPHIITPTQMINRARMVAALTNESATSKSVYFAHCTSEMIFITHLLAEEPEKLAGPLLADTYVTLLKGRNAWYGQMLAKGELNRDMGDSISGKGMIQGVSAVKAFYELLSQPSLSVLHPDGKKPVAPVELCPILKTLYKILISREHSSQAILQALRDETLNDPRERIEIAQSHAFYRPSLLGQP; encoded by the exons ATGGTTGGAAGTATTGAGACAATGAATGTTCATCAAAATGGATGGTCTATTCACAATGGTAATGGTCTGGAAGAGAAGCTTGACGAGCTTCGAAGCCTTCTTGGAAAGGCTGATGGTGATCCTCTGAGGATTGTTGGTGTTGGGGCAGGTGCCTGGGGAAGTGTTTTTGCTGCTTTGCTGCAAGACAGTTACGGTCAGTTTCGAGATAAGGTTCAAATCAGGATTTGGAGAAGGCCAGGAAGAGCTGTTGATAGAGCTACAGCAGAACATCTATTTGAAGTGATCAATTCAAGGGAGGATGTATTGAGGAGGTTGATCCGGCGATGTGCTTATTTGAAGTATGTCGAGGCAAGGCTAGGTGATCGGACTCTTTTCGCAGACGAGATTTTGAAAGATGGGTTTTGCTTGAACATGATTGATACTCCACTTTGTCCTCTGAAAGTTGTGACTAATCTGCAAGAGGCTGTTTGGGATGCAGATATTGTGGTGAATGGTGTGCCTTCAACTGAAACTTCAGAGGTGTTTGAAGAGATTAGTCATTATTGGATGGAGAGAATCACTATGCCTATCATTATCTCTTTAGCAAAGGGTATAGAGGCTGCATTACAACCTGTTCCCCATATAATTACTCCTACGCAGATGATCAATAGAGCGA GAATGGTAGCAGCCCTTACTAATGAGAGTGCTACGAGCAAGTCAGTATATTTCGCACATTGTACATCAGAGATGATATTTATTACTCATTTATTGGCCGAAGAACCTGAGAAGCTCGCAGGGCCTTTGCTGGCAGACACTTATGTAACCTTGTTAAAAGGTCGAAACGCATGGTATGGCCAAATGTTAGCAAAAGGGGAACTCAACCGGGACATGGGCGATAGCATCAGTGGGAAAGGAATGATTCAG GGTGTTTCTGCAGTTAAAGCTTTCTATGAACTCCTAAGTCAGCCAAGCTTGAGTGTACTGCATCCCGACGGAAAGAAGCCTGTCGCACCTGTTGAGCTCTGCCCCATCTTAAAAACACTGTATAAAATACTTATATCAAG GGAACATTCATCACAAGCTATTTTACAAGCACTAAGGGATGAAACTTTGAACGATCCCCGGGAACGCATCGAGATTGCACAAAGCCATGCTTTCTACAGGCCTTCTCTTCTTGGCCAGCCTTGA
- the LOC110621100 gene encoding glycerol-3-phosphate dehydrogenase [NAD(+)] GPDHC1, cytosolic isoform X1: MVGSIETMNVHQNGWSIHNGNGLEEKLDELRSLLGKADGDPLRIVGVGAGAWGSVFAALLQDSYGQFRDKVQIRIWRRPGRAVDRATAEHLFEVINSREDVLRRLIRRCAYLKYVEARLGDRTLFADEILKDGFCLNMIDTPLCPLKVVTNLQEAVWDADIVVNGVPSTETSEVFEEISHYWMERITMPIIISLAKGIEAALQPVPHIITPTQMINRATGVSMENVLYLGGPNIASEIYNKEYANARICGAEKWRKPLAKFLRQPHFIVWDNSDLITHEVMGGLKNVYAIGAGMVAALTNESATSKSVYFAHCTSEMIFITHLLAEEPEKLAGPLLADTYVTLLKGRNAWYGQMLAKGELNRDMGDSISGKGMIQGVSAVKAFYELLSQPSLSVLHPDGKKPVAPVELCPILKTLYKILISREHSSQAILQALRDETLNDPRERIEIAQSHAFYRPSLLGQP, encoded by the exons ATGGTTGGAAGTATTGAGACAATGAATGTTCATCAAAATGGATGGTCTATTCACAATGGTAATGGTCTGGAAGAGAAGCTTGACGAGCTTCGAAGCCTTCTTGGAAAGGCTGATGGTGATCCTCTGAGGATTGTTGGTGTTGGGGCAGGTGCCTGGGGAAGTGTTTTTGCTGCTTTGCTGCAAGACAGTTACGGTCAGTTTCGAGATAAGGTTCAAATCAGGATTTGGAGAAGGCCAGGAAGAGCTGTTGATAGAGCTACAGCAGAACATCTATTTGAAGTGATCAATTCAAGGGAGGATGTATTGAGGAGGTTGATCCGGCGATGTGCTTATTTGAAGTATGTCGAGGCAAGGCTAGGTGATCGGACTCTTTTCGCAGACGAGATTTTGAAAGATGGGTTTTGCTTGAACATGATTGATACTCCACTTTGTCCTCTGAAAGTTGTGACTAATCTGCAAGAGGCTGTTTGGGATGCAGATATTGTGGTGAATGGTGTGCCTTCAACTGAAACTTCAGAGGTGTTTGAAGAGATTAGTCATTATTGGATGGAGAGAATCACTATGCCTATCATTATCTCTTTAGCAAAGGGTATAGAGGCTGCATTACAACCTGTTCCCCATATAATTACTCCTACGCAGATGATCAATAGAGCGA CTGGGGTGAGCATGGAGAATGTACTTTATCTTGGTGGACCAAATATTGCTTCAGAGATATACAACAAAGAATATGCTAATGCTCGAATATGCGGAGCTGAGAAATGGAGAAAGCCTCTTGCTAAATTTCTAAGGCAACCACATTTCATTGTATGGGACAACAGTGACCTTATCACTCATGAAGTAATGGGTGGCCTCAAGAATGTCTATGCCATTGGAGCAG GAATGGTAGCAGCCCTTACTAATGAGAGTGCTACGAGCAAGTCAGTATATTTCGCACATTGTACATCAGAGATGATATTTATTACTCATTTATTGGCCGAAGAACCTGAGAAGCTCGCAGGGCCTTTGCTGGCAGACACTTATGTAACCTTGTTAAAAGGTCGAAACGCATGGTATGGCCAAATGTTAGCAAAAGGGGAACTCAACCGGGACATGGGCGATAGCATCAGTGGGAAAGGAATGATTCAG GGTGTTTCTGCAGTTAAAGCTTTCTATGAACTCCTAAGTCAGCCAAGCTTGAGTGTACTGCATCCCGACGGAAAGAAGCCTGTCGCACCTGTTGAGCTCTGCCCCATCTTAAAAACACTGTATAAAATACTTATATCAAG GGAACATTCATCACAAGCTATTTTACAAGCACTAAGGGATGAAACTTTGAACGATCCCCGGGAACGCATCGAGATTGCACAAAGCCATGCTTTCTACAGGCCTTCTCTTCTTGGCCAGCCTTGA